A window from Nitrosopumilus adriaticus encodes these proteins:
- the nuoK gene encoding NADH-quinone oxidoreductase subunit NuoK translates to MTNELVDFTLVSVALLGIGIYGLAVKRNFIRMLFAVEIIINAANLNLVAFGRFLPHSGGQTLALFSIAIAAAEVAVGLSLIIVAYRMYNNVDIADFRSLKG, encoded by the coding sequence ATGACCAACGAGCTAGTTGATTTTACACTTGTATCTGTTGCTCTATTGGGCATAGGAATTTACGGTCTTGCAGTAAAACGTAATTTTATTCGTATGTTATTTGCCGTTGAAATTATTATCAATGCCGCAAATCTTAATCTTGTAGCATTTGGTAGATTTTTACCTCATAGTGGAGGTCAGACTTTAGCATTATTCTCAATTGCAATTGCAGCAGCAGAAGTAGCAGTTGGATTGTCTTTGATTATTGTAGCATATAGAATGTATAACAATGTCGATATTGCAGACTTTAGGAGTTTGAAGGGATAA
- a CDS encoding NADH-quinone oxidoreductase subunit J family protein: MADAAFLALTVITIGSAIAALELRSLIYGSIALMGTLGGIAGFFFLLDSPFVALFQLAVYVGSIAVLILFTVMLVKRELIFKKIEDKRRKFAGIGLMLVVMVSLGAVFLDSGIKTITTDEPPVNFRDIGTDFVTYYWPALILMGLILAGSVTGALVLAKREDVENDQRAS; encoded by the coding sequence ATGGCTGATGCAGCGTTTCTAGCATTAACTGTAATTACAATTGGTTCTGCAATTGCAGCACTTGAATTAAGATCATTAATTTATGGCTCAATTGCTTTGATGGGAACCTTAGGTGGGATAGCTGGATTCTTCTTCTTACTAGATTCTCCATTTGTTGCATTATTTCAATTAGCAGTCTATGTTGGTTCTATTGCTGTTCTGATTTTGTTTACTGTTATGCTAGTAAAAAGAGAATTAATTTTCAAAAAAATTGAGGACAAGAGAAGAAAATTTGCAGGTATTGGATTAATGTTGGTAGTTATGGTGTCACTAGGGGCAGTATTCTTGGATTCAGGAATAAAAACAATAACTACTGATGAACCTCCAGTTAATTTCAGAGATATCGGTACAGACTTTGTAACATATTATTGGCCTGCATTGATTTTGATGGGATTGATTCTAGCTGGTTCTGTTACTGGTGCACTAGTTTTAGCCAAACGAGAGGATGTGGAGAATGACCAACGAGCTAGTTGA
- a CDS encoding NADH-quinone oxidoreductase subunit I gives MGTATGIIRALNSGIKHIATKRFTLRYPEEKLKFVGDGYQFDPSTGVGIAGLKGRHMLFHDHCTGCQLCSIACEGVAEAIAMVKVPEEQKQNKKSIMPQIDYGKCVFCGLCVDACPFYALYMTNDYELSSFSKEGLIYTPAQLAVKPYVAQDSEIQITDRGASHG, from the coding sequence ATGGGAACTGCTACAGGTATTATTCGTGCATTAAACTCTGGAATTAAACATATTGCAACAAAGCGATTTACACTTCGTTATCCTGAAGAGAAATTAAAATTTGTAGGCGATGGTTATCAGTTTGATCCTTCTACTGGTGTTGGAATTGCTGGATTAAAGGGACGTCATATGTTATTCCATGATCATTGTACAGGTTGCCAACTATGTTCTATTGCATGTGAAGGAGTTGCAGAAGCTATTGCAATGGTCAAAGTTCCAGAAGAACAAAAACAAAATAAAAAATCTATCATGCCACAAATTGATTATGGTAAATGTGTTTTTTGTGGACTTTGCGTTGATGCATGTCCATTTTATGCTTTATACATGACAAACGATTATGAACTATCTTCATTTTCTAAAGAAGGGTTGATCTATACTCCTGCACAACTTGCTGTAAAACCATATGTAGCACAAGATAGTGAAATCCAAATTACTGATAGAGGTGCCTCACATGGCTGA
- the nuoH gene encoding NADH-quinone oxidoreductase subunit NuoH gives MSVIAPKFKLSEFIKSLLDNVFWILFILVLIGIPLVQVILFGIEMPVIDGELLTPFLALTWIADPSRTLPIIKAFMATDMFRVMAFPGFGFAALLAAATIFVERKMLAKLQLRVGPFYCGKFEGILQLMGDGLKLISKEIIIPAKADKPIFWAAPVMFVAAAASFVALIPVAPGWVVADVDLGLLGVFAVIGFFPIITILSAWSANSKFPFIGGIRALFQMVSFEIPLILSLLGVVILTGTLNLSEIAASQSSFPWIVFLPVGAIVFFITMLAELERIPFDLPEAESEIVAGWLTELSGMMYGLVQLGTYLKLYAFAALFVVLFLGGWNGPMIVPPFPAEIVTDGIELGPVTANIAGLPIFTQEMLNGTLWFVLKTVGVIFFILLPRGVFPRIRIDMLLSLGWTKLIGLAFVNIFIALGLLYAGVLGPGGLQ, from the coding sequence ATGTCTGTAATTGCACCAAAATTCAAACTAAGTGAATTTATCAAATCACTACTTGATAATGTATTTTGGATACTTTTCATTTTGGTTTTAATTGGAATTCCATTAGTTCAAGTAATTTTATTTGGAATAGAAATGCCTGTAATTGATGGTGAATTACTTACACCGTTTCTAGCATTGACATGGATAGCAGATCCATCACGTACTCTTCCAATCATCAAAGCCTTCATGGCAACTGATATGTTCAGAGTAATGGCATTTCCAGGATTTGGTTTTGCTGCCCTACTTGCTGCAGCAACAATATTTGTTGAAAGAAAGATGCTTGCAAAATTACAATTAAGAGTTGGTCCATTTTACTGTGGAAAATTCGAGGGTATTTTACAATTAATGGGCGATGGACTAAAATTAATTTCAAAAGAAATTATTATTCCAGCCAAAGCTGACAAGCCAATTTTCTGGGCAGCACCAGTAATGTTTGTTGCAGCTGCAGCATCATTTGTAGCATTAATTCCTGTTGCCCCTGGTTGGGTAGTAGCCGATGTAGACTTGGGATTGCTAGGTGTGTTTGCAGTAATTGGATTTTTCCCAATAATTACAATTCTTTCTGCATGGTCTGCAAACAGTAAATTCCCATTCATTGGTGGTATCAGAGCATTATTCCAAATGGTTTCATTTGAAATTCCACTAATTCTATCTTTGTTAGGGGTTGTTATTCTAACTGGAACTCTAAACTTGTCTGAAATTGCAGCTAGTCAATCTAGCTTCCCTTGGATAGTATTTTTACCAGTTGGCGCTATTGTCTTTTTCATTACAATGTTGGCAGAATTAGAAAGAATCCCATTTGATCTACCCGAGGCAGAAAGTGAGATTGTAGCTGGATGGCTTACTGAACTATCTGGAATGATGTATGGACTTGTTCAATTAGGAACCTATCTGAAACTTTATGCATTTGCAGCATTGTTTGTAGTATTATTCCTTGGTGGATGGAATGGCCCAATGATTGTACCTCCGTTCCCCGCCGAAATTGTTACTGATGGAATTGAACTTGGTCCTGTCACTGCCAATATCGCAGGTTTACCAATATTTACCCAAGAAATGCTTAATGGAACATTATGGTTTGTTCTAAAAACTGTAGGAGTCATCTTTTTCATATTATTGCCAAGAGGTGTATTCCCAAGAATTAGAATTGATATGCTATTGAGTCTTGGATGGACCAAACTTATTGGACTTGCATTCGTTAACATCTTTATTGCTCTAGGCTTGCTTTACGCTGGAGTGTTAGGTCCAGGAGGTTTACAATAA
- a CDS encoding NADH-quinone oxidoreductase subunit D encodes MTTELPPGLALQKVDERIMTLNVGPQHPGSGHMRIIVQIDGDYIVACDPDPGYVHRGEEKMAEYRNYILNIPHLERPVIHDSCNVLYPYVLGVEEIVGIEVPERAKYVRVIASELNRCIYTMYWLAIYGIFLGHSTMFMWPAGDRELLIDLMEKMTGARVTHAHFVPGGVRNDLPPNFEDVCLRQVNYFEKRIKEYAAVFYDNPILISRTRDTGVLSREDAIRLGTTGSVLRASGVDYDLRIKEPYDVYDELDVHTNVMKEGDSYARSKVPWLDMLESCNIIRQALQKMPKSGSVRTKLKPNPKGKGLDSVYKRVESGRGSLGCYIVSDGKTEPYRLKMSVGSFRNLIALPYLLKGEKLGNMPSVYWSLNYWPVEADR; translated from the coding sequence ATGACTACTGAATTACCTCCAGGATTAGCACTCCAAAAAGTTGATGAGAGAATAATGACTCTCAATGTAGGGCCTCAACATCCTGGTTCTGGTCACATGAGAATTATTGTTCAAATTGATGGTGACTATATTGTTGCATGTGATCCTGATCCAGGATATGTTCATCGTGGTGAAGAAAAAATGGCAGAATACCGAAACTACATTTTGAACATTCCTCACTTAGAAAGACCTGTGATTCATGATTCCTGTAATGTTCTTTATCCATATGTTTTGGGTGTTGAAGAAATTGTTGGTATTGAAGTTCCTGAGCGTGCAAAATATGTTAGAGTTATTGCATCTGAACTGAATCGATGTATTTACACAATGTATTGGCTTGCAATTTATGGTATTTTCTTAGGACATTCTACAATGTTCATGTGGCCAGCAGGTGATCGTGAACTCTTAATTGATCTGATGGAAAAAATGACTGGTGCAAGAGTTACACATGCTCATTTTGTTCCAGGTGGAGTAAGAAATGATTTACCTCCAAACTTTGAGGATGTTTGCCTACGTCAAGTAAATTACTTTGAAAAACGAATCAAAGAATATGCTGCAGTATTTTATGATAACCCGATTCTGATTTCTAGAACTCGTGATACTGGAGTTCTTTCGCGTGAAGATGCTATTAGACTTGGAACAACTGGTTCTGTACTTCGTGCAAGTGGTGTAGATTATGATCTTAGAATAAAGGAGCCTTATGATGTCTATGATGAATTAGATGTTCACACTAACGTAATGAAAGAAGGTGATTCTTATGCAAGATCAAAAGTTCCATGGCTTGATATGCTTGAAAGTTGTAATATTATCCGACAAGCATTACAAAAAATGCCAAAGTCAGGCTCTGTTAGAACTAAACTTAAACCAAATCCAAAAGGAAAAGGACTTGATTCAGTTTACAAACGAGTTGAATCTGGAAGAGGTTCTTTAGGATGTTATATTGTGTCTGATGGAAAAACTGAACCTTATAGACTTAAGATGAGTGTTGGTTCTTTTAGAAATCTAATTGCATTACCATATCTTCTAAAAGGTGAAAAACTTGGAAACATGCCTTCAGTTTATTGGAGTCTTAATTATTGGCCAGTGGAGGCAGACCGATAG
- a CDS encoding NADH-quinone oxidoreductase subunit B — translation MLKDLVTPENANVFVGKLGDILEKAIDKPLGYAINWGRIWSLWPVHIETACCSVEFGAASSPRYDVERFGIIEAFGSLRQCDLVVVQGTITRKMAPRLRLVYDQMPEPKYVIAMGACAITGGLYFDSYNVLPGIDGVIPVDVYVPGCPPRPETLIQGCMLLQEKIKRMKARKFV, via the coding sequence TTGCTTAAAGATTTAGTTACACCAGAAAATGCAAATGTGTTTGTCGGTAAACTAGGAGATATTTTAGAAAAAGCAATTGATAAACCATTGGGCTATGCCATCAATTGGGGTAGAATTTGGTCACTCTGGCCTGTCCATATTGAAACAGCTTGTTGCAGTGTTGAATTTGGCGCAGCATCAAGCCCTAGATATGATGTTGAAAGATTTGGTATCATTGAAGCATTTGGTTCGCTTAGACAATGTGATCTAGTTGTAGTTCAGGGAACTATTACACGAAAAATGGCACCACGTCTTAGATTAGTTTATGATCAAATGCCGGAACCAAAATATGTTATTGCTATGGGAGCTTGTGCAATTACTGGAGGGTTGTATTTTGATTCGTACAATGTACTTCCAGGAATTGATGGAGTTATTCCAGTTGATGTATATGTTCCAGGTTGCCCACCTAGACCTGAAACTCTCATCCAAGGATGTATGTTATTACAAGAGAAAATCAAGAGAATGAAGGCTAGGAAGTTTGTATAA
- a CDS encoding NADH-quinone oxidoreductase subunit A, giving the protein MFGFAVVAMAPALIISRMISPRKRSNPVKFLPMECGQVPTGEGRTHFMMQYYPYILMFVVFDVMAIFLYAWGSALLELPKSATLPMMGFLAIMFGAMAFALYQSGRRRIW; this is encoded by the coding sequence ATGTTTGGCTTTGCTGTAGTAGCAATGGCTCCAGCACTAATAATTTCAAGAATGATTTCTCCAAGAAAAAGAAGTAATCCTGTCAAGTTTTTGCCAATGGAATGTGGTCAGGTTCCAACTGGTGAAGGACGAACTCATTTTATGATGCAGTATTATCCTTACATTCTGATGTTTGTTGTTTTTGATGTAATGGCAATCTTCTTGTATGCATGGGGAAGTGCTCTTTTGGAACTTCCAAAAAGTGCCACGCTTCCTATGATGGGATTTTTAGCAATAATGTTTGGTGCAATGGCATTTGCATTATATCAATCAGGGAGAAGGAGAATATGGTAG
- a CDS encoding redoxin domain-containing protein, with product MTLNIGDTAPNFELPDTELKLRTLDEFKGKKIVLSFIVAASSPVCEAELCTLRDSWQEIADQGAQVIAISNDGPFANKAFAEKNNFKFPLLGDYSSKTIRDYDILMPDLLHIKGYNAAKRSVFIIMEDGKIGYKWVSEDPLKEPNYEEIKNFLK from the coding sequence ATGACTTTGAACATTGGAGATACAGCTCCTAACTTTGAACTTCCAGATACAGAATTGAAATTGCGGACTTTGGATGAATTTAAGGGCAAAAAAATTGTTTTATCATTCATAGTTGCTGCCAGTTCACCAGTTTGTGAAGCCGAATTGTGTACTTTACGGGATTCATGGCAAGAAATTGCAGATCAAGGTGCTCAAGTAATTGCAATCAGTAACGATGGTCCATTTGCAAATAAAGCATTTGCAGAAAAAAATAACTTCAAATTTCCTTTATTAGGAGATTATTCAAGTAAAACAATTCGTGACTATGACATATTGATGCCAGATTTACTTCACATTAAAGGATACAACGCTGCAAAACGTTCTGTATTCATAATTATGGAAGACGGAAAAATTGGTTACAAATGGGTTTCAGAAGATCCATTAAAAGAACCAAACTATGAAGAAATTAAAAATTTCCTGAAATAG
- a CDS encoding acetyl-CoA carboxylase biotin carboxyl carrier protein subunit has protein sequence MDYKIPDIEKSFEGKIVENLGNNDYVIKINDKEHQLRILNMDAKGIEFILDQQYHKAKYLETLTNEMNLVIDHVPITLNMNTHFDKIVFKNSGGGGAGGTQLALKSQIPGKVVSIAVAEGDSVKKGDVICTLESMKMQVSVKAHKDGVVKSIKIKETASVAKGDPIADIE, from the coding sequence ATGGACTATAAGATACCAGACATTGAAAAATCATTTGAAGGAAAAATTGTTGAAAATTTGGGTAACAATGATTATGTAATTAAGATAAATGACAAAGAGCATCAATTAAGAATTCTTAACATGGATGCAAAAGGAATAGAATTCATCTTAGACCAACAATACCATAAAGCAAAATATCTTGAAACTCTAACTAACGAAATGAATCTTGTAATTGATCATGTTCCAATTACCCTAAACATGAACACTCATTTTGATAAAATTGTTTTCAAAAACTCTGGAGGTGGAGGTGCAGGTGGTACTCAATTAGCACTCAAAAGCCAAATCCCAGGTAAAGTTGTTTCAATTGCAGTTGCCGAAGGAGATTCAGTAAAGAAAGGTGATGTGATATGTACACTCGAATCTATGAAGATGCAGGTTTCTGTAAAGGCTCACAAAGATGGAGTCGTAAAATCAATTAAAATTAAAGAAACTGCATCTGTTGCTAAAGGCGATCCTATAGCTGATATAGAATAA
- a CDS encoding acetyl-CoA carboxylase biotin carboxylase subunit has product MIEKVLIANRGEIALRVIRTCNTLGIKTVAVYSDEDYNSLHVKKADESYHIGEAAPAKSYLNQEKILDVMLSAGADAIHPGYGFLSENDDFARLCEKNKINFIGPSADSMNLCGDKMECKAAMLKAKVPTVPGSPGLVKDADDAAKIANDIGYPVMLKSVYGGGGRGIRIVTNDKELQEGFETVTSESIAAVGKSAIIVEKFLEKTRHIEYQMCRDKHGNAVHLFERECSIQRRNQKLIEQTPSPVVDDEKREEIGEIVVRAAEAVDYTNLGTAEFLRADNGEFYFIEINARLQVEHPISEMVSGLDFVKLQIDIANGEPLPFKQSDLKINGYAIECRINAEDTFLDFAPSTGPVPDVIIPAGPNVRCDTYLYPGCTVSPFYDSLMAKLCTWGPTFEESRTRMLTALNDMYVQGVETSIPLYKTILNSDQYKNGELSTDFLKRYDMIEKLTEDLKKEKEDKSEAALAAAVIHSEYFKSKVQNSGATSSTWKNKLD; this is encoded by the coding sequence ATGATTGAAAAAGTTCTCATTGCAAATAGAGGGGAAATTGCCTTACGTGTAATTAGAACATGTAACACATTAGGAATAAAGACTGTAGCAGTTTATTCTGATGAAGATTACAATTCTTTACATGTAAAGAAAGCTGATGAATCTTATCACATTGGAGAGGCAGCTCCTGCAAAATCATATCTAAATCAAGAAAAAATTCTTGATGTAATGCTTTCAGCAGGTGCTGATGCTATACATCCAGGCTATGGTTTTCTCTCTGAAAATGATGACTTTGCAAGACTGTGTGAAAAAAATAAAATTAATTTCATTGGTCCATCTGCAGATTCAATGAATCTTTGTGGTGATAAAATGGAATGTAAAGCTGCAATGCTAAAAGCTAAAGTCCCAACAGTACCTGGTAGTCCTGGTTTAGTTAAAGATGCAGATGATGCAGCAAAAATTGCAAATGATATCGGATATCCTGTAATGTTAAAATCAGTTTATGGTGGTGGTGGTCGAGGAATTAGAATAGTAACTAATGATAAAGAATTACAAGAAGGTTTTGAAACAGTAACATCTGAATCTATAGCTGCTGTTGGAAAATCTGCCATTATTGTTGAAAAATTCCTAGAAAAAACAAGACACATTGAATATCAGATGTGTAGAGACAAACATGGTAATGCAGTACATCTCTTTGAGAGAGAGTGCTCCATTCAAAGACGTAATCAAAAATTAATTGAGCAAACACCATCTCCTGTAGTAGATGATGAAAAAAGAGAAGAAATTGGTGAAATAGTTGTTAGAGCAGCAGAAGCAGTTGATTATACTAATCTGGGAACTGCAGAATTTCTACGAGCAGATAATGGAGAGTTTTATTTTATTGAGATTAATGCAAGACTCCAAGTAGAGCATCCAATCAGTGAAATGGTTTCAGGATTAGACTTTGTTAAACTTCAAATTGATATTGCAAATGGTGAGCCATTACCATTCAAACAAAGTGACCTCAAAATCAATGGTTATGCAATCGAATGTAGAATTAACGCAGAAGACACATTTTTGGACTTTGCACCTTCAACTGGACCTGTTCCGGATGTAATAATTCCTGCTGGACCAAATGTTAGATGTGACACTTATCTTTATCCTGGATGCACTGTATCCCCATTTTATGATTCATTGATGGCTAAACTCTGTACATGGGGACCAACATTTGAAGAATCTAGAACAAGAATGCTTACAGCACTAAATGATATGTACGTTCAAGGCGTTGAAACATCTATTCCACTTTACAAAACAATTCTAAACTCTGACCAATACAAAAATGGAGAACTATCAACCGACTTTTTGAAACGTTATGATATGATTGAAAAATTAACTGAAGATCTAAAGAAAGAGAAGGAAGATAAAAGTGAAGCTGCTTTGGCTGCTGCTGTCATTCATTCTGAATACTTTAAGAGCAAAGTTCAAAATAGCGGCGCAACCAGTTCTACATGGAAAAATAAATTGGATTGA